Within Bacillus sp. E(2018), the genomic segment ACCTTAATGAAATAAAGAGACTGAAGGAATATAGTTTCAGTCTCTCAATCAGATAAATATCTCACATCCGTATTTGGTAGGAATGGAAAATGGTTAGAAAGAAGATACGCGACTCCTATCAGAACAAGAAAATAGCATAAGAATATTAGATCATTTCTTGAAAAACCGACCTCATAATAGAAGGTCCTTTTTCTGTTTGATTGAAATCGTTTTGCTTCCATTGATACGGCTATTCGATAAGCTCTGCGAATACTTTGTGATAATAAAGGAATCGCAAGCCTCTCTATTCTTTTAAGAAAGTGATTCTTTTGTTCGATTCCTCTGACTCTTTGAGCATTCATAATGATCTGGTATTCCTCAATCATGATAGGGATTAATCGAATGGCTGCCATGAAACTATAAGCAAACTTGGGTGGCAATTTAAGTTGTTGCATGAGAGAATAAAACAGCATAACTGGTTTGGTAGTTAAAGCAAATATCAATCCAAGCATTGCAAATGATAAAGCTCTAAATCCTAAATGAATGCCTCTTATCAAACTCTCCTCTGATATTTGAACATATGCCCATTTAAATAGGATGGTTTCTCCCTTTCCAAATAGAATCATAGATGAAGACGTTGAAAGAAAAACAAACAAAAAAGGAAGAGATAATAAGAATAATTGCTTATAAGAATATCCTGTACCTACTATAAACAGGAGTAAGATTACACTTGAAAAGCCGACCATAAAATTCAGATAATGAATGTTGATGGCAAATACGAACAGACCAACAATCGTTAATAATTTTAATGAAGGATTTATGCTGTGTAACCAAGTGTACTTCCCACTAAATGATAAATTCATGCAACATCTCCTTCTGTTCTTTACCCCTTTTATTGAGTTGATGATCAGCTACAATTTTACCGTTCTGTACCTCCCATAACCGTGTTGCAAAACGTTCGGTGATATGATGATCATGAGTGACCATGATAATCGTCGTTCCTTTTTGCCGTTCTTTTTCAATCCATTCTAAAATTTTGAACGTGTTTATAGAATCTTGACCAAAAGTTGGTTCATCAAGAAGTAATACAGTTGGCTTTTTCAAAAAAGCAGTTGCCACACTCAGACGTCTCTTCTGACCAACAGATAGTTGATATGGATGTTGGTTCTTTTTTTCCTTCAACTCGAGAGAAGTGAGAATCTCTTGTGCATGTGATTCCACATTCTGCTCATTTTGTAATCCATAGGTTATTTCATCGTAAACAGAATTTGTTAAAAACTGATATTCTGGATTCTGAAAGACAAGGTAAAGAAGTCCAGAGATTTCTTTCGTTTTTTGAATAGGTACATCATTAATAAAATATTCTCCAGATGTTTTGATGAGTTGCATCATAGCTAATAATAAAGAACTCTTTCCTGCTCCGTTTTCACCCATTATCGTGATCCATTCTCCTGAATGAACCACCATGTTATCAGCGCATATCTTAATTTCCTTGTTTCGATACCCTTTAAAATTTTGGAGCTTCATAGTGTTCTGATTTTCAAATTTATTTTCAGCAAGAGGTTTTATTTTATAATCATCCCAAGCACCAGGGTACCAAATTCCATACTCTTTAATCTTTTCCTTATAATGAGTAAAGACCATGGAAGTGTTACCATCAGCAAGTATTCCTCCTTCTGGTGTAAATACAATGAGACGATCAGCGAAATCCAGGATTTTCTCAATTTTATGTTCTACAATAATTAATGTTTTGTCTTTCCAGATTCTTTTTACCGTTTCCCAAATTTGTTCTGTACCCTTTTCATCAATAAAAGCAGTTGGTTCATCTAAAAATATGACATCTGGTTTCAGTGCTAATACAGATGCAATCGCTAATCGCTGCTTCATTCCACCTGATAGATGTTGGATTGGTGTATGAATATGATCAAGTTCCAGCCCAACTTCTTTTAATAAAGTACAAATCATGCTGGACATTTCTTCTCGAGGCACTTGAAGGTTCTCAAGTACAAATGCTAATTCTTCATCAACGTATGGCATACAAAACTGCGTATCAGGATCTTGAAATACAAATCCCCATTGATCAGGGATTTGTATTTCATCACATTTCATAGGAATATCAATTGTTCGTGGTACTAGTCCAGAGAGAACTTGCAACAGTGTGGATTTGCCACATCCGGAGGTGCCAAGAAGAAGCACTTTTTCACCACGATTAATAGACAAATTCATATCTTTAAACAGCATTTCTGGTTCGCCCGGAAATTTTAATCTCAAATTCTTCACAGAAGTTATTGTCGTCATCCAACCACCTCAGTTATTGATCTAATGCTTCATGATCTTTTTTTGAAGAAGATCTCACTAAATTTGTGACACCTGTAGCTTCTAAAGCTTTTGCTATAGAAATGGCAAACAAGCCTGTAAACAAGATTGAACCGATCATTCTAAAAACAATAAATAAAGTTAGGTTCCATGTTGAAAGATCTCCGATATATCCTTTGTAAAAGTCCATGATTAAAGATCCTGCACATGAACTTAATGCAGCAAGCGAAATGACAAAAAGGTCAAACCGCTTATAACGAAATGCGAATAGGATTAATTCTGCAAACAATCCTTGAATGAGTCCATATAGCAAGACTTCAAGTCCAAATTCTGAACCCATTAAAAATTCTCCTGAAGAAGCAGCAATTTCAGCCAATAGGGCAACTCCAGGCTTTCGAATGATTAGGAACGCAACGGTTGCCGCCATGAACCACATCCCATATATCAACTGATCGATGTGAAGGCCAAACGGTTTAACAGCATAATATAGAGGTCCCCAAACCTTATACAAAATGCCAAATGCGATTGAGATCACGATTGTTACAAGGATATCCGTTAGCTTTAACCCTTTTTGCATGCTACTCTTCACTTCCGATCGTTGTTGTGGTCAGTCTAAATGAAATCGGCCACTTTTCTAACGTATAAGCCATTTCCCAGAAGGAATACTCATACTGACAACTGATCAGGAAATGCTGAATCATTTTGTTTTTTTCATGGTCACTTGCTTTTTCAGCCAATTGATTCAGTCTATCAATCTGCTCTTGTACAAGTTCTGTGAACCATTCACCGCCATATGCAGCGATCCACTCTTGATAGATGGGGTCTTGTGGTGTCGCCCCTTTGAATGTTTCACCAATCTCTTGATAGATCCAATAACAAGGCAGAATGGCTGCGATAATTTCTCCCAAACTTCCAGACTCTGCAACTCGGTAAAGGTGAGATGTATAATGGTAAGCAGTGGGAGCAGGTTCAAAATCAGCTAGTTCTTCTTCTGTCACTCCAAGCTGTTTCATAAATGTCTCATGAAGTCCTAACTCCGCATCATTTGTACCTTGTGCATGCGCTGCCATTCTAGAAGTCGTATACAAATCCTCAGCTCTTGCAGCCCCCATCGCTTGTATTCTTGCAAAATGAGATAAATAATACGAATCTTGTAATACATAGTACCTGAACCGTTCTAAAGAAAGGTCACCATCTGCAATTCCCTTCACAAATGGATGTTGAAGGTTCGCTTCCCAGATAGAAGCCGCTCTTTCTCGCAAGATATCAGTAAATGTGTTCATATGAATCCTCCTTGTTTTATCCAACAAAAAAACCACTCTCAGCTAAGAAAGTGGTTGTATATGGAGAATTCAAAACAGGAATAAAGACTCCGCAACACCACTTCCCTACGCTGGTATAATCCAGATCAGGTTCTAAGAGTCTCAAAGTCGCACTTTGATCTCAGCCTTATAAAAGGCACCCCTAGTGGTTCGTTTTTATATAGTTGGTTTCTTTCTTAAATGATAGCAGTCTCTTTTAGATTGTCAACTATTTTTAAGAAACACGACCTTTGTATAACA encodes:
- a CDS encoding energy-coupling factor transporter transmembrane component T translates to MNLSFSGKYTWLHSINPSLKLLTIVGLFVFAINIHYLNFMVGFSSVILLLFIVGTGYSYKQLFLLSLPFLFVFLSTSSSMILFGKGETILFKWAYVQISEESLIRGIHLGFRALSFAMLGLIFALTTKPVMLFYSLMQQLKLPPKFAYSFMAAIRLIPIMIEEYQIIMNAQRVRGIEQKNHFLKRIERLAIPLLSQSIRRAYRIAVSMEAKRFQSNRKRTFYYEVGFSRNDLIFLCYFLVLIGVAYLLSNHFPFLPNTDVRYLSD
- a CDS encoding ABC transporter ATP-binding protein, coding for MTTITSVKNLRLKFPGEPEMLFKDMNLSINRGEKVLLLGTSGCGKSTLLQVLSGLVPRTIDIPMKCDEIQIPDQWGFVFQDPDTQFCMPYVDEELAFVLENLQVPREEMSSMICTLLKEVGLELDHIHTPIQHLSGGMKQRLAIASVLALKPDVIFLDEPTAFIDEKGTEQIWETVKRIWKDKTLIIVEHKIEKILDFADRLIVFTPEGGILADGNTSMVFTHYKEKIKEYGIWYPGAWDDYKIKPLAENKFENQNTMKLQNFKGYRNKEIKICADNMVVHSGEWITIMGENGAGKSSLLLAMMQLIKTSGEYFINDVPIQKTKEISGLLYLVFQNPEYQFLTNSVYDEITYGLQNEQNVESHAQEILTSLELKEKKNQHPYQLSVGQKRRLSVATAFLKKPTVLLLDEPTFGQDSINTFKILEWIEKERQKGTTIIMVTHDHHITERFATRLWEVQNGKIVADHQLNKRGKEQKEMLHEFII
- a CDS encoding ECF transporter S component, which gives rise to MQKGLKLTDILVTIVISIAFGILYKVWGPLYYAVKPFGLHIDQLIYGMWFMAATVAFLIIRKPGVALLAEIAASSGEFLMGSEFGLEVLLYGLIQGLFAELILFAFRYKRFDLFVISLAALSSCAGSLIMDFYKGYIGDLSTWNLTLFIVFRMIGSILFTGLFAISIAKALEATGVTNLVRSSSKKDHEALDQ
- the tenA gene encoding thiaminase II, whose amino-acid sequence is MNTFTDILRERAASIWEANLQHPFVKGIADGDLSLERFRYYVLQDSYYLSHFARIQAMGAARAEDLYTTSRMAAHAQGTNDAELGLHETFMKQLGVTEEELADFEPAPTAYHYTSHLYRVAESGSLGEIIAAILPCYWIYQEIGETFKGATPQDPIYQEWIAAYGGEWFTELVQEQIDRLNQLAEKASDHEKNKMIQHFLISCQYEYSFWEMAYTLEKWPISFRLTTTTIGSEE